The Gammaproteobacteria bacterium genome segment TTACAAAGGAGGTAGAGAGCCTTATTAAGGGGAAATCCGGCTGGTTAATCGGCGATATTGACTACACGCTGTTTCGATTCCCGAATCATCACCGTGCATTACGGGCTATGTCAAAGCTGCAGATAAAGAATGATGGGAAACTACCAGCTAGGCCCGGAGCCCCACCTGAAAAACGTTATGCGGAATGTTATTTTGAACGAGCAATAGCTTTCAGGCCCGACGACTATATTGTGCACATGCTGTACGGAATACATTTGCACCTATCGGGTGAATACAAAAAAGCAGAAAAACGATATCAATATGCTGAGGTGCATATTAAGGATTCTTCCGAGCTGTTTAATAATATGGGACTGTTGTATTATGAGATGGGCAATTACAAGAAGTCCTTAAACTATGCCAAAAAGGCATATTCTCTCGGTTATCCATTGCCTGGATTAAAGAACAAGCTGATTGCTGAAGGCCAGTGGAAAGACAAATGAAGTTACGTAAATAGTTATCTGACGCATATGAATTTAATGTGTAATGCTGTTTCTATCGTCTATCTTCAGAAAACATTTAATTCCTGAGAGCATGGTGTAGATAAGTAAACGGTAGTTACGTGGCGAATATTTTTTAGCCTCTTTGAAGTTCTGTTTTGCGATGCATGAAGATCCTTTCCAGAAATGTAGATAAGCATGCCCAAAACATAAACGAAATAGCCGTTCGTTCATTTCTTCGCTGGAGATTGTCTTGCCATTCGGACTGGAAAGGCCGAATTCATTAGTAGCCCGTTGCAATACCAAAAGCTCATTGTTAGTGGGGCGTGGTACATTTGTTGTACTGTCTGGGTTGGTGCGATACAGAGCGACTGTGCGGGAAAATTTGTATACTTGCGTTATACGGCTTGCTCTAAGCCAGAAATCGTAATCTTCTCCCGTACGTAAGCTTTCATCAAAACCGCCCAATTTGTCGTAGAGCGAACGTCTGATAACTGCGGTTATGATGTGAATATAGTTATCAAGTAGTAGCTTGTGATAAATCCAGCCGGACAATTCAGCATCGAAGGATGAATCATTTTCATTTGCAACAAATTGTTCAGCCGGTGGATAGCATCCATTTTTACTTGCTAACCATCTTGTGAAGGTTCCATAAATAATACCAATATCCTGGTTTTCCTGTAGAAAAGTTACCTGATCGGCGAGCTTATTTGGTAGCCATACATCGTCACTGTCGAGGAAGGCAATAAATTCGCCTTTTGACTCTCTTATGCCACGGTTGCGTGCTGCCGCCGGCCCTTGGTTTGTTTGAAGAATAACTTTTATAGGTTCCCCAAAATGGCGAGCAAGTTCAGTGCTTTGATCAGTAGACCCATCATCGATAACTATTATTTCAATATTTGGGTACTTCTGAGCAAGAATACTTTGTATTGATTGCTCAATAAAACTTGCGCAATTATAGGCTGGAACAATGACAGATACTAGCGGCATCATATTTGTTATGTGATTCATATTACCAAAAGATGTATGGTTGAAGTTTATGTTTTTCAGCCTCTTTCTGACTCCACTAGTTTAAGCTTGGTGTGCAGCTGATCTAATAAACAACTTTGGTTGCTAGCATTACTAAGTATCGGGTCAGCAGTCGTACTAATTTTTGAGAGCATAGCCGCTGCCGCCTCTATTTCTTGCTGACGGCTACGTTTTTTCCAAGGCTTATCCCATTCGTTTGACCAAATGTGAGCCTTTAATAAATTGCGTTTTACTAAATTTTTGATACGTTCAGTTTTGGTCTTATAATCTTCGATTTGATATACACTTTTAATTGGTAAAGGTTTGTAACTTACGCCTATAGATTGACACCAATCCAGCCATTTAAATGGTAAAATATGCTGATAACATACAACTGGTACCCAAGGTATTCTGTATGCATCTGCTACGATCGCGCCATGCATCGCTTCTGTAATAAGGAGCTTAGAGTGTTGGATAGTTTTAATGACTTCTTTCACGTTAAAAGCAGGGTCTATATATGTGATCCCTGCTAATTTGCATATATCTTTCCAGTTGGCTAGCTCAGTACTATCATGATGTGGCATGAATGATATAAAAGTTGCATCGGTGATGGCTTCTTTAGGATATATTTCTCGGATAAGTATCGCAGGATCAGTAATAGCGGTACTTTCGCTTAACCCTAATAGTTTTGCTGAAAGTGGGCCTCGTACGCAGTAAAAATGCCATTTATCGTCTATTGTAGGTAATTCACCATACCCTACCCCAGAACCGAAAACGATCTTTTTGGGGCTCCATGGAATGCGATGGTTTATTAATGTGCCGATACCAAGAAACAATGTAGAATCATTTCCATCAAAAAAATTTGGAAGTAAATGATTGAATATAATGGGGTTGAGGTCATCTCCAAAATTACCTTTTGGATGAGTATAGTAATAAAGATTCATATTTTGATATTATTAAATTCGGATATTTAGTGCAACGTATATTTTGGTAAAACTATCTGCTGTTCGAGGTCATTTGCGAGAAGATACGCAGCCACTGCGCCACCGGGCAACCCTGACCAGCTACAGCAATGCAGCGGTCCGTCAGGTATGGGCATGTGATACGTCTATTTGCCCTCACTGGTGTGTGGATGGCTCTACGGACTCTACCTGGTTGAAGACATCTACAGATACTAGACCAACGGTTGGGGGGGCTACGATCAGGAATGTGATGAACACGCAGACGGGTTGATGCAGAAAACCGACATGGCCGAACGGTGCTGGAGAACACCGCCGGATCTGCACTCGGATAACGGTGCACCGATGAAGAAATCGACGCTTCTTACCAAGTTGCATGAACTGGGCATAACACTTTCACAAAGACGATCTCTAGTCACCAACTGCAACCAGTATTCGGAGTCCTTGCATTGAATGATGAAGCACTGCCCACAGCCGACAGCAGCTCGCACTAGATTTAGCCGATGAGGATGCCAATCTGACATAAAACATGTCTTTATCCTGAATCCGTAGCTTAACCGCGAATTCAGGTACATGGCTCAACAATGAGCATCGTCATTGCCGACCTCACGTCGTCACACAGACGCAATGGTATTGTGGAGAAGACAAAGGAATTCTCGCAAACGTGAGATCGTGTGTCAGGCTGCAATGGTCGCACAACCGGAGCGATGGTCTAGAATAACTTGCAACAATTCACCGAACTGTTCGGCCATGCTGTACCCGGAACGAACGGGTATGGAGTGCCAAAAGACAGCATGATGAATACGGTTAACACGTAATCTACCTTGAGAAATACAGCTATGAGCAAAAATGCCTAACAACACGCGAAAAAGAAACTTACTTCAGCACGCATTTGTATTGCGCTCTGACAAGCTTGGGCAGAAAGTTTTATATGGAGTAAGTTTTACATTTCTTGGTGTTTTCTTAAGGACGGTATTGACCATTGGCTCGACAGCCATGCTGGCTAGACTACTTACGCCAGTTGATTTTGGCCTTATCGCGATGACAGCAGTAGTAACTGAATTCGCAGTTCTGTTTGGAAATTTTGGCTTTGGTTCGGTCTTAATTCAGCGACGTAGAATAACTAGAATCCAAATAGATACAGTGTTCTGGGCGTCTATATTGTTAGGTTCAGCAATTACCGTCGCTATCTTTTTAAGTTCATTTGTTGCATCTTCATTTTTTAAAGAAGAGGTTATTGGTGAGTTGTTGCGTGTCTTATGTTTAATTTTTTTGTTAACAAATATTACCGTTATTCACAACGTAATCTTAACGCGCACAATGGGGTTTCGTACAATATTTTGGATTGAAATAATTTCAATTTTTATAAGATTAAGCATTGCAGTTTTCTTTGCTTGGGAAGGATATGGTGTTTGGAGCTTTGTTGCTGGTGCATTTGCTGGAGTAATAAGTAAAATTTTATTTAGTCAGGTATTCGTTCGATATTGGCCTCGCTTACGCTTTAACTTAGTATATTTGCGCACAACGTGGAAAACTAGCGCCAGTTATTTTGGTGGTGGGTTTCTTTTTTATGCAAATACGACATTTGACTTGCTACTGATCGGTAGGATGTTAGGTGCAGCTGCTTTAGGTTTTTATCAAAATTCACGTTCGCTTACAGATGAGGTTCGTTATCGTATAGCTGTTCCTTTGCAACGAGTATTATTTCCAGCATTTTCTTCACAGCAAAATGAGCTGTTACATTTGCAAAACTCTGTACGAAGAAGTGGTAGGCTTTTGTCGTGCGTAGTGATCCCTATTGGTTTTGGTATTTCTGCGACTTCACAGGAAATAGTTCCTATTTTGTATGGTCAGAAATGGCTTGATATGATTCCAATTTTGACGTTTCTAGGAATTAATACGGCTATCCGTGCATGTGCCTCGTTGTCAATGCCGATATTTTATTCAATGAATCATGTTTCAATTAATTTTAAATATAATGCTGTAATAACAGCGATAACTTTAATAATGATTATTGCGGCTGTCCCGATGGGAATTGTCGCTGTTTCTGCTGCCGTTGCTATTTCATCAGTTTTATCGATTGTTGTTTATTGGAAAAGTGTAAAGCTGTTAGATATTTCTTTTGTCAGTTTTTTGTCTATGTTCTTGCCGCCACTTATAGCATCTATTCTAATGTGGCTGCTGATTTTTCTATTACGGTACATGTTGCGTGATTTTGACATTGCAACAGGAATAATATTTTCTATTTTAGTAATGGTTGGTGCCTTCATATATTCAGCATTACTTATCCTTTTTTCCCCTAAGATCTATAATGAATTTAAAGATGTTATCTACAAATTAATACATTAGAGTTATGCATTTTATATACAGAAGGGTATTTGGAAATGAGAGGCAGCGCAGATTATGTTTTTAATGAAAATCTTAAATTTAATCCACCGTTAGCTAATGCTAAAAACTACCCGTGTTCAAGATTCTCTATTCTTCCAACGATGAGTTTTTCTGCATTTAAGAAAGGGATTAGTAATTTTCCATCTATATTTATAAGTAGGAAGCCATTTTATTTACAAGGCCGCTACGCAATAGCTAACGCATTGATAAATTCTGGTGTTGAGCCTGCAGCGGCAATTTTACTACCTTCATACCATTGTCGTTCGCTGGTAGAGCCGGCTGTTTTTCTTCGTACAAAAATACTATTTTATCATGTTGATGAAAAATTACGTCCAGATTTGCAGTCAATTGAAGAGTTGGTTGAAAACTCTTTCATGCCAGTAAAGGTGATCATGATTACGCACTATTTTGGGTTTCCTCAGCCGCTTGACTGGATTGTGGAATTTTGCCGTAGGAAAGATATTGTGCTGATTGAAGATTGCGCACATGCTTTTTATGGTTCTGTCAATGGCCAGGCTATTGGGAGTTTTGGCCAGTTTTCTATCGCGAGCCCACGTAAATTTTTACCTGTGGCAGATGGTGGGGTATTAGTAGTTAATCACGGTACTGGAGCAGAGTTACCCATTTTGACCAGTCAAAGTGTAGCTTCCGAACTAAAAGCGGCAGCACGTGCCGGTGTGAGTATCATTGGTAGCCTGAGGAAAAATGGGATAGCCGGTGATGAATTGGTGCATGGCGATGAAATATTAAAATCACCAGAGAATGATGAGGTATATGATTCGGATTTGAAATGGTTTGATCCATCAAAAGTGGGTAAAGCTGGACTTCGTGTGTCAGCTCTGATCATTAATAATACAAATCATGGCTTTGTTTGCGCGCAGCGAAGGAAAAACTACCAACATTGGCTTGATGCAGTAACGGGCTTAATCGGGTGTCGTCCTTTGTTTGAGGAGCTGCCAGACAATGTTGTTCCCTACATGTTCCCGCTCATTATTACGAAGGAACCAAAGATAGCCTTCCATATCTTGAAATTAAACGGGGTTCCTGTGTGGAGGTGGGAGGATATGGCTGTGTCAGATTGCAAGATTGTGAACGACTATAGACAGTCATTGTTGCAGTTACCATGCCATCAAAATATTGCTGGTAATGATATCGACTGGATGGCGTCGGTGCTACGTTTAGCCCTAACTACGGAATCTCATAAATTATAATTATGACGTGGGTAATCGAAAATCTGGAATTATCGTTAAAGGATTATTGTAATGTCTGGGATCGTCTAAATCGTGACATTAATTCGAGCCATCCATTTTATGACTCGCGTTTTATTGACTTGTTACTTAAGCACTATGGAGCTGGTGATGAAAAGCTTTGTATACATCTTGATAGATCTGATTCTATTGATGGTTTGTTAATAGTGAAGAATCGAAAGCCTGGTGTGTGGTCATTGTTTCTCCCATCGCAGGCGCAAATAGCACCGATTCTGATGAAGAATCCGGAAGATCTGAATCGTTTGTTGCCGTACCTGCCTGGATATGCAATTTTGTTAGAAATGCTTAATCAGGATCCAGATTATTCATCAGCATTTAATTTAGGCGCTGAATCTCCCGTCTGTATGCAGAAGCACGCCACAACCATTAAAGTTGATATTATTGGCGATTTTGATAACTATTGGAAAAGCCGTTCAAAAAATCTCCAGAAAAATATTAAGCGTTATCGAAATAGAATTGAAAGCGAAGGCGGTTGCCGTATTGAAGTTCACACAGAAAAAAATCAGCTTATGGCTGCCTTGCACCGTTATGGGGCAATCGAGTCTGCTGGTTGGAAAGGTAAGGTAGGTACTGCTATCCATGCCGATAATACGCAGGGAATGTTTTATTTATCGCTATTACAAAGCTTCGCGGAAGAGAAGGGTGCGATGGTAATGGAGCTATATATAGACGATAAATTAGCGGCATCGCGTTTATGTATTAATAACGATTCAATATTGATAATTCTAAAGACAACTTTTGATGAGGAGTATTCTGCATACGCACCAGGAAGGGTGCTACTTTATTATCTTTTGGAAATGGAATTCCAGGTCAGGCGTGTAAATTCGGTAGAATTTTATACCAATGCTACAGAGGACCAAATTGCATGGTCTACTGGGCAGCGAAGTATTGAACATATTTCGTTATTTCGTAGCCATTTTTTCCTTTCGCTGTATAAATTTCTACAAAATACACGACAGATTTCGCAAAAGAACAGTGAGAAAGTTAACGTAGTGAAGGGTGTTTCTGAAACAACGAAGCAGCTTGTGCTTCGCGAGTTTAATGGTTTCGGGCAGCTAACATCAAATTATCAGTCACTCATAAATAATTTGGAAAAAAAGAGATTTGATCTCGAACTCGATTGGTTCCAGCTTCTTTCATCTACCGGGCTGCAAGAAAAATATGAGGTATTATTAGCAGGTGTGGAAAATGCTGATGGTTGCATAGCAGAGGCAGTAATTCCTCTTATGTATCAGCGTGGGAAATTTAAACTGGAAGCGTTGGGGACTTTCTACACTTCACAATTTCGTCCTTTTATTAGGTCAACAGAAAATAAGGACCCATTGGTTTTCCTGTTCTCTAAGCTACGTACAGACCCACGACGTTTTTCAGTTATGGATATCCATCCATTGCCCTACGATGATGAAATATATGAGGTGATCGTATCGTCTTTGCGTGGCGCAAAGTGGAAAACATTTCGCTACTTCTGTTTTGCAAATTGGTACTTTCCTGTTGACGGACGTAGCTTTGAAGAGTATTCGCAAACATTGCCTTCAGTGTTGCGAAACACGATTCATAGAAAAGGAAAAAGATTTAAAGAAAAGTATTCCGGTACATTTGAGTTGTATGCTAATGATGAGCGCTTGGACAAGGCCATCTCTGATTATGAGGTAATCTACCGTTCAAGCTGGAAAGTGCAGGAACCTTTTCCAGATTTTATTCCGGGTCTTATTCGTTGCTATGCTAAAAAAGGCCAGCTCCGCCTTGCCCTAGCATACGTGAATGGTGAGCCTGCTGCGGCCCAGATCTGGATTGTTAGTCATGGTAGGGCGGCTATCTATAAGCTGGCTTATGATGAGAAGTATTTCAAGCTTTCTGTTGGGACGATTTTAACGAATTTTCTGATGCGACATGTCATCGATGTTGATAGGGTTAAGGAGGTGGATTACCTTAACGGTGATGAAGCCTATAAGCGCGACTGGATGAGTTGCCGGCGCGAAAAGTGGGGTATTGTTGCCTATAATCCATCCACGATTCGCGGGCTTGTGGGAATCGCGAATGAAAATATAAGGAGAGCGTTAAAATTTATTATAAGAAGAAATAAATGATAGTGTTGGATAAATTGCTATCGTTAAACATATTTTGTGATAACTCATTAGCTTAGCCTGTTGCCTGAAAATAGCATGCAAATGCGACCAGAGATTAAATGTTAATTAATGGCCAGGCCTGAACACTAATGCATCATAGCTGATTTTCGGTAGATGAAGGTGTGCCAGGGTTTTCCGGAACATTATTAATCGACTGGCTATTAAGCTTGTAAAAATAGACATTTTCGGTGGTGCGGTTTACTAAGATATAAACATTCTTTGAAGGGATGTAGCGAAACCGGCCATTGACACCACGCCCCTTGGTGCTGGGTATCACAGTATTGGTTGGTGCTGCATCTACCTTTTCCCAGACCCATGTGGTGGGGTCAAGAGTATAAACAGAACTACTTTCTGTCCAGCCAACGAATTTTTTGATGGTTGGATCATAGACAAATCCCGATGCGGATGAATTCTCTAATATGCTATCCCCGCTGGTCGTTGGAATATAAGCGTTCCCATATTTCTGTGTTAGGTCCCAGACCAGTATTTGACGTTGGCCATTATATCCACCCACAGCAACCATTAATCTTCTCTCTGGGTCAATTGCGGCTGTGGCATTGACTTCTAGATATCTGTTGCCGCTACGCGCGGTCCATTGATCTTTTTTGGGATTGTATTCAAATAATTTTCCGCCGCCATAGGTGCCGTGCACCCAGATGTGGCCAGTAGCAGCATCTACGGCAGATATCAAACCGGTTGAATTGCTGATCGATGGATGTTGCGTGCCTCTAGTCCACGTCTTTGTTTCGATATCAAATATGTCTGTTGCTTCATATGACTGTGAAATAATGTCCCAAGGGCAGTTGCTACCCCAAAAGCCTCCAGTGACACGCGTAAAGCTGTCTGTGTTGGGTGAGTATTGTATTTGATTATAGGTGTGAGTTATTGCAGGCTGTCCGTCAGGCATATAGTTTTCACAGGTTGGGGTGCTGGCGCTTGGTTCGGTTATTCTTTCCCACGCAAGCGTATTTGTATCAAATGCATATAATTCATTGCCACCGTAGTCCTGGTGTCCTCCGCCCCAGACCATAAGCCGGTCTCTCTTGGTGTCGTATGCTCCACCACTCCAGGCTTGCATGATTGATGTGGGACCTGAGTTTCCTCGTGTTTCTGCTGGAATCGATGCTGGGTAGACCTGTGATAAATTGGTGTTCGGTACCTCCAACCAATGACCAGGTTGCAAGTCTTCAATTGGGCCTGCACTTACATAGTTGGCAGAGAGTATTAAAAACGAAAAAAGACCTATTTGAGTTGCTTTTGTTGAGGCGAATAGCGACTGTTTGGTTTTAATATTCATCTTCATCTTTTTTACTCGACGTGACTATGCGTGTGACTATCGGTTTAGTTTCTTGGGACGATTGCAAAATTTGGATAAGTAGAATAGTCCGGTTTGACGGAACGGCTATCAAATTTCGCCCATGCCGCTTGCCCATTCTGTATGCTTACATTGGCCGAAACTGCGAGCGCTGGCTGGAGATTTGATGTGTAGCCAGTAGGAAGGTCAGCATACCCTGTCATTTCACCAGTTTGTGTGCCGAGATAATCCGCCATTTGTTGGCTGTCACAGCTTAGTGAAGTTATAGCAGGATCATAACGGTTGTTGTATACCTCGGCCCATGATGTATATACGGGACTTGCAGAATCATTTCGCATATTCAAATTATAAGTTGATGCGAAAATCCAGCAGTATTCTGTATTCAGCATTCGGTTGATGGGAAATTGTGCCTTCCATGCCAGCACTGGTTCTGCATCAGAGAACCCAAGCTCAGCCAGATAGCCCATACTCCAGGTAAAAAAATCATCCATCCAGGGGGCTATGCCGCGGCCGCTGGTGTAAATGAAAGTGTAACCATTCTGTAAAAAACCGAGTTGATTCGGTGGGGTATTGGTTACATATTTATCGTTGTACCAGTCAAGGTTGTATTGAAGGCGCTCAGCAAAGTAGGATTTTAACGGATCACTGTCTGGCGTTATATAAGCTGCCTGACCTAACGCTCTCATCGCCCATGCCTGGCCGCGGACTTGACCCCAACCTAATAACCCTTTGCCGGTTTCACGATAGTTTGGGTTACTTTCGAACATATTATAGTTTGTCCAAAACATGAGTTCTTCAAGATAGTAGTGATCGCCTGTTACCAGGTATGGTAAATAGGTTAATGAGGGTTGGTGAGGCGAATCGTGCCTATAAGGTGTTGCGCAGTCTCCGCTGCAAGCCGGGAACGCTTCATATTGTCCGGTAGAGGAATTATATGTATCACTATAGTTTGCAAGTATGGTCATTTTCGGGTGATCGACCAGTGTAACGGGCAAATTACTGGTTTGATCGCGATAATGAATGCTCCAGCTGCCTGCGCTATCCGCCGTTCCCAGTGTGGTGGCTTTGGCCCGTTTATCCTGGCTCAGTAAATAACGTGTTGTCCAGCGGGGAAGCGGGCCGATATCTGGTGCTGCGCCTGTACCCGGCATATCCGCTCTGGCAAAACCAATCCCCATGGGTTCGGTTTTACTACCCGTCCAATCCGCCTCCATTGATGCAAGGTCTGACTCAGGAATGACCAGGTTTCTGTCATAGCTGGGAATGGCATAACTGTCGATCAGGTAATCAACATCATGT includes the following:
- a CDS encoding tetratricopeptide repeat protein, coding for MLIKSIHHILQAVILVVFIIPGNVYSADSALCGDIIVTPARDGGGPWDYRDPINRRPSQDATNKGGRLQLVEGAHFTKEVESLIKGKSGWLIGDIDYTLFRFPNHHRALRAMSKLQIKNDGKLPARPGAPPEKRYAECYFERAIAFRPDDYIVHMLYGIHLHLSGEYKKAEKRYQYAEVHIKDSSELFNNMGLLYYEMGNYKKSLNYAKKAYSLGYPLPGLKNKLIAEGQWKDK
- a CDS encoding glycosyltransferase is translated as MMPLVSVIVPAYNCASFIEQSIQSILAQKYPNIEIIVIDDGSTDQSTELARHFGEPIKVILQTNQGPAAARNRGIRESKGEFIAFLDSDDVWLPNKLADQVTFLQENQDIGIIYGTFTRWLASKNGCYPPAEQFVANENDSSFDAELSGWIYHKLLLDNYIHIITAVIRRSLYDKLGGFDESLRTGEDYDFWLRASRITQVYKFSRTVALYRTNPDSTTNVPRPTNNELLVLQRATNEFGLSSPNGKTISSEEMNERLFRLCFGHAYLHFWKGSSCIAKQNFKEAKKYSPRNYRLLIYTMLSGIKCFLKIDDRNSITH
- a CDS encoding polysaccharide pyruvyl transferase family protein translates to MNLYYYTHPKGNFGDDLNPIIFNHLLPNFFDGNDSTLFLGIGTLINHRIPWSPKKIVFGSGVGYGELPTIDDKWHFYCVRGPLSAKLLGLSESTAITDPAILIREIYPKEAITDATFISFMPHHDSTELANWKDICKLAGITYIDPAFNVKEVIKTIQHSKLLITEAMHGAIVADAYRIPWVPVVCYQHILPFKWLDWCQSIGVSYKPLPIKSVYQIEDYKTKTERIKNLVKRNLLKAHIWSNEWDKPWKKRSRQQEIEAAAAMLSKISTTADPILSNASNQSCLLDQLHTKLKLVESERG
- a CDS encoding lipopolysaccharide biosynthesis protein, with the protein product MPNNTRKRNLLQHAFVLRSDKLGQKVLYGVSFTFLGVFLRTVLTIGSTAMLARLLTPVDFGLIAMTAVVTEFAVLFGNFGFGSVLIQRRRITRIQIDTVFWASILLGSAITVAIFLSSFVASSFFKEEVIGELLRVLCLIFLLTNITVIHNVILTRTMGFRTIFWIEIISIFIRLSIAVFFAWEGYGVWSFVAGAFAGVISKILFSQVFVRYWPRLRFNLVYLRTTWKTSASYFGGGFLFYANTTFDLLLIGRMLGAAALGFYQNSRSLTDEVRYRIAVPLQRVLFPAFSSQQNELLHLQNSVRRSGRLLSCVVIPIGFGISATSQEIVPILYGQKWLDMIPILTFLGINTAIRACASLSMPIFYSMNHVSINFKYNAVITAITLIMIIAAVPMGIVAVSAAVAISSVLSIVVYWKSVKLLDISFVSFLSMFLPPLIASILMWLLIFLLRYMLRDFDIATGIIFSILVMVGAFIYSALLILFSPKIYNEFKDVIYKLIH
- a CDS encoding DegT/DnrJ/EryC1/StrS family aminotransferase, whose protein sequence is MRGSADYVFNENLKFNPPLANAKNYPCSRFSILPTMSFSAFKKGISNFPSIFISRKPFYLQGRYAIANALINSGVEPAAAILLPSYHCRSLVEPAVFLRTKILFYHVDEKLRPDLQSIEELVENSFMPVKVIMITHYFGFPQPLDWIVEFCRRKDIVLIEDCAHAFYGSVNGQAIGSFGQFSIASPRKFLPVADGGVLVVNHGTGAELPILTSQSVASELKAAARAGVSIIGSLRKNGIAGDELVHGDEILKSPENDEVYDSDLKWFDPSKVGKAGLRVSALIINNTNHGFVCAQRRKNYQHWLDAVTGLIGCRPLFEELPDNVVPYMFPLIITKEPKIAFHILKLNGVPVWRWEDMAVSDCKIVNDYRQSLLQLPCHQNIAGNDIDWMASVLRLALTTESHKL
- a CDS encoding GNAT family N-acetyltransferase encodes the protein MTWVIENLELSLKDYCNVWDRLNRDINSSHPFYDSRFIDLLLKHYGAGDEKLCIHLDRSDSIDGLLIVKNRKPGVWSLFLPSQAQIAPILMKNPEDLNRLLPYLPGYAILLEMLNQDPDYSSAFNLGAESPVCMQKHATTIKVDIIGDFDNYWKSRSKNLQKNIKRYRNRIESEGGCRIEVHTEKNQLMAALHRYGAIESAGWKGKVGTAIHADNTQGMFYLSLLQSFAEEKGAMVMELYIDDKLAASRLCINNDSILIILKTTFDEEYSAYAPGRVLLYYLLEMEFQVRRVNSVEFYTNATEDQIAWSTGQRSIEHISLFRSHFFLSLYKFLQNTRQISQKNSEKVNVVKGVSETTKQLVLREFNGFGQLTSNYQSLINNLEKKRFDLELDWFQLLSSTGLQEKYEVLLAGVENADGCIAEAVIPLMYQRGKFKLEALGTFYTSQFRPFIRSTENKDPLVFLFSKLRTDPRRFSVMDIHPLPYDDEIYEVIVSSLRGAKWKTFRYFCFANWYFPVDGRSFEEYSQTLPSVLRNTIHRKGKRFKEKYSGTFELYANDERLDKAISDYEVIYRSSWKVQEPFPDFIPGLIRCYAKKGQLRLALAYVNGEPAAAQIWIVSHGRAAIYKLAYDEKYFKLSVGTILTNFLMRHVIDVDRVKEVDYLNGDEAYKRDWMSCRREKWGIVAYNPSTIRGLVGIANENIRRALKFIIRRNK